The genomic window GGCGAGATCTCCCTTGAAGTGGCGAACGGCGAGCTGGGCCCACCCTGGGATGTTGAGCTTCTCGGCGGTATCGCTGCCGACTGTTGCTCGTTTTTCTGCCTCCTTGAAATAGGAGAGTATCTTGTGCGCTTGCCGCAGGTTGTTCATTTCTTCTGGACTGAAGGTCTTTGCAAGCAGCGCCTCGTTGTCCTTGAATTCCTTGGCAAGCCGGGCGAATTGAACCTCGAGCGTCTCACCAACTTGCCGCGTGCCTTGCACCTTGTCTGCCAAGACTTCCGACACCGCGGCTTTCCAGCCTCGCATCGCCTGCGCATCATTTCGAACTAGGGCATTGATCTCGGTGAGCCTGCGCTCTGCGTCGTAACCGCCACCGAGGATTTTCGAGGCCGCATCCCGTGGATCTTCGCGGATCAGAGTACCGATGATCGATCGGTCCACCTCCGCTTCAGTAGCCTTACGAACAGAGCGCGCCGCTTCAAGGTCAACCCTAGCCTGAGCCGACAATTGCTCTCCTCGGCGAGCTTGAGCCGCAAGATCATCGAATTCGCGGCGGATGGCGGGGAATTGAGCCAAGATGTCCGCGTGGCTATTCGCCCACGAGCTCGCACGGATCGGGTTGATTGTCCCGTCGGCGTTCAGAGCTGCCATGGCAAAGCTGGAGCGGTAGTGATCGCGTAAAGCGCTTTCAGCAGCCGACATCGCCGGCGAGCCTTGCAAGACCCTCGGCAGCGTCGCGGCAGCCTCGGGCGACGCCAGGAACCTGCCGGCGGTCTCGCTAGGCGGCGTCGCGCCGCGGTTGAGGTCGCCGTCGGCATTTTGGCCGCCGCGGTCGATATCTCGCGTGAACTTAGCCATCACATCATTTCGCTCTGGTCGGAAGCGCTCCGCGAACTGCCGGTAGTTGGCATTGGCTTCAGAGTAGCCCGGTGCGTCCTCGATCGCTCGATTGATCGCAGCGCGGAGCCGGCCGAGGTTATCGGCCAGGTCAAAGTTGCCGGCTTGCTGCGCGCGCTGCTGAGCCGGCCCGATGAACTTGCGGAGGTCGGCCAAGTCGCCGCCGAGCGCCGTGCCAGGGCCGCCGACGTTGACCATTTGGCCGCTCTCCGGCGGGTGTTCGACCATCCGAGGACGCAAGGCGTTTAGCCGCCTCATGAAGTCTTCGGGAAGGGTCCCGGGCGCTAGATTGTTTGCGCCAGCCCTGATTCGGTCGATTGCACTAAAGACTTCATTCGCCGGTAGCTCGTCATTGCGGCCCGGAGCGGTGTCGAACTGTCGATTCTTTTCAGCTCGAGCGGGAATGTAGGTCCGATCGACCAGCGCCTGGTCGAACCTGCGAGAAGCGCTCGCTCTTGCTTCGCTGTTGGCCACGGCGCCTAGCGGAAGCGCCTGATCTTGGCGAATCTGGTCGATTGATCGAACCGCATCCTCTCGCTGCATCACGTTGCTTTCTGCGGAGTTCATGCGCTCGGCGCGAGCTTCCGCGGCTCGACGCATTACTGAACCCAAGTCGGCCTCTGGGTCGCGCATTGCCTCGACGCGCTCGGCGGCGGCAGCCTTGACGTTTTGATCCCGCTTCACGAAGTCGGGCGATGATTTGAGACGAGCGCCCTGCTCGGCAGCAATCAGGCCGGGATCGCGCGAGAGCAATCCCGAGGTCGGCATCGCAGATGCCTGCAGCGCCAATCCGCGTTCCTCAGGGTGCGTAAGCGCCGCTGCGTTTTCGCGGATGTCTTGGGCCAAGGCTCGTGGAGAGCCTGTCGCAGTTGACTGAAACCTTGCCGCGGCTCGGTCTACGTCGGCGTTGCTGTATGGCGCCTTAGTGGTCGGATTGAGCGGGATCGGCGCCGGCGCGGATGCAAATGTCTTGGATGCAAGGTTACGGATCATACCGCCGAGGCCTTCGACGCCTGCCTGCAACGTGTTGGCGCCGGAAGCACCGACCAGCGGGGCGACCAGGTTGGTGACATCCTTAAGGCCGTGACCGACGTAGTGGCCGAAGACGCTTGCGTCGTCAGGAACGTAGTTGTCCGCCGCATTGACTGCGACGCCGGCGCCCGCTCCACCGATCGTATCGCCAACCAGCGTACGGGCGGGGGCCTCCGTGTATGGCCGTGCCATGTGATCCAGAACCCGCTCCGGGACGGTCTCAGACCGGGTTGCCGCGGTCGCGACACTCGGCGCGCGCTGCGCCAGCATGGCACCGGTGCCGATCGCCTGGGTGCCGAACCGGTTGACGTCGTAGGCGAGCTTCTCGCTGCGCGACATCGTGGCTGGGTCGATGACCGGGATGCCGGTAGCGTCGACGGCCTTCTCAACCAGCTTGGACGCCGGCGTGGCCATCGGGATGTTCGTGCCGAACAGCTTATTGATGCCGCCGACAGCCGCATTCTGCGCGCCGGCCACGAGGTCGAACGGGCCGGTGACGATGTCGGTGAGCCCCTTGCCGACGCCCTGCGCGCCGACCTGGAAGTCGCGCACAGCGCCGCCGACGCTGCTCGGCAGGACCGAAACAGGGCGCTCGATCGGCTTCGGCGCTTCGGGGGTGACGTAGAGACGGCCTTGCTGCGCGGCGTTCTGCGCGCCCAAGCCGGCCGGCGCGACGGGCGCTGCGGCAGCCCGTGGTGCGGCCGGAACGTCAAGCGAGAACCCGAGCGGAAGCGGCGGCATCTCCGGCGACGCGGCGGGCGTATCCAGCTTAAATCCGGGGGGAAGCGGAGGGACCGCGGGCTGTCCCGGCTCGCCAGAGTGCTTTTGGAGCGCCGCGGTCATCTGCTCGTCAGTTGTGCCCGCCGGAAACTCGACGAGCGCTCCGTCGGGTCCTTGCACGCGCTTCACCGGCCGAGAATAGCTTCTCAAAGCACGTTGAATGTCGGCCTGCGTGAAGTCGTCGGGAAATTGGTGGCGTTCGCCTTCGAACTCGATGAGTTGAGGCATGCTAGTTGAGCCTTGATGATGGGGTGACGACGGTCATCAGTAGCGCTCGTAGAACGTGAGTTCGCCGAGCCAGGCGTTTCCACCCGTCGTGCCGGACTGATAAATGATGCGCCAGTAGCGATGTGCGCCGAAGTCGCCGATCTGCTTATCGCTCAGTTGCGCCGTTCCAGCGTTCACCGTGATCGTGTTGGCCGTCGTGAACCCGGACGCCAGGCCCGTGTCGCTGTATTGGATAGCGAACACAATGCTGGCGCCAAAGCCGTTCGCCGACGCCGTGATGGCCCGCATTCGAGCGATGCTCTTCGCTGCGCCAAAATCGTACGCAGCATGGGTCGACGCAGTAAGCCCCCCGGGATCCGCCGCCGGCGTCGCATCGTTGCCGTCGTAGAGTTGCGCTTGCGCCGCGCCGCCGGTGGCCAGCGTGAAGGACGTATCGACCGCGGACGGCGAGACGGCCCGTTGCGCGCGCCCCTCACCTCCGATCAACTGCGTCAAGGCGGTCATGACAGCCCTGATCCGTAGATCATCCACTTCGTGGAGGTGATCTTGATCGCGGTAGCCATGCCGTTCGCAGCCAAGGTGCGGCTTCCGGTGGACCCGGTGCCGGCCTGGACCATAGTGTCCGAATTGATCGCAATCGTGACGGTGTTGATCTCGTTGATGAACGTGATGGCCGAGCCGATCGGGTAAGCTACGTTGGCGTTGCTGTCGATCGTGAAGGTCCGCGCATTGTTGTCCGAAGCGGGATGCAGAATCTGCGTCTGCGCGTCGGCCAATACCGTGGTGTATGCGGCCGACTTGATGCTCTGCGGGATGCCGCTGTACGACTGTGCTTGCGAAGCCGAGGTCGCGGCGTTGGTCGCGCTCGAACTCGCGTTCGACGCGGAGGTCGCTGCCGCGGTGGCGCTGGTCGCGGCATTCGTTGCCGAAGTCGCAGCGCCAGATGCGGATGTTGCCGCCGCGGTGGCGGAAGCTGCCGCGTGTGTTTCGCTCGTCGCCCCGGCAGAAGCTGCTGCCACTGCATCGTCGCGTGCTGCTAGAATCTCATCCGCCGAAGTCGTGTCGCCTATGCTGGCTTTTACACTCGTGGAGAGCTGGTCGAAGCTAACGACGCCGTTCATGATCGCGCCGTCTGAGCGCAAGCTGGTCTTCAGGAAATCGACGATCTCGCTGGTCGAGCTCGCCACCGCGTTGAGATCGGCATGCACCTGATTGGCGGGTAGCGGCCGCGCCGGGTTGGCGTTCTGGTAGCTGACGTAATCGTATTGGCGCGTGTATTTGGTGGGATATGACATCTATCGCCGACGGGGTGAGAGGAAGTGCGCGGGATTGCGCGGTGGGTGCCGTCGGCGAAGCGGCGTAGACGTCCGTGGGATGAATTATGACTCTGGAGTAGTAAGCGGAAAGTTACGGCGATACTTCTGCCAGGTCGTTTACTGATTTGGGCGCCCGTGCGTTGGTCGCTGGTTTGCACATCGTTGGTCTGATTTGAATTTCCCAAGTGCCGTTAGACGCTTAAGCTTGCAGGGAGGGCAGCCCTACTCTTATGCGGTTTTAGCACTGCGAAGGTGCGGCTTGATGCGCGGCACCGAGCCCGCCACTTTGCTGCGTTGCGCCTAACGCCTCTCGCTTCCAAAATCGGCAACATCGGTATGCATTCACCGTTTGCCGCCACATGGAATCGTGTTCAGGAACACGCCTCAAAAGATCGCATTGTCCCTCCGCCCAACGATGTATTGAGGCCGACCGTGCGTCTTATTTGTAGAATAGTTGCGATCGCAACAGTCCCGGCGTGGATATGGACAGTAGACTCTGCTGCAGCACAGGACTTCAACGATAGATGGTCTGTCATTCCAAAGGCACACGCCGAGCCCACTCCCGCAGCACCGGAGCAGACAGTTCAGAGTCCACAGACGCAACCTGCTATCGAAGAGGATCCAACGCGGAGCTCGGGAGATCATCCAGCTACTCAATCTTTCAACCGAGTGTTCTCTGGGAAAGCTTCCTACTATTCATATACGAAACGGAAGACGGCGAGTGGCGCAACGTTCGATCGGGATTCGCTAACTGCTGCTCATCGCAACCTGCCGTTCGGTACGCACGTACGCGTCACCGAAATTATGAGCAGCAAATCGGTGGTCGTTCGTATCACCGATCGCGGACCATGGGTTCGCGGTCGCGTGATCGACCTCTCACTTGGCGCCGCTCGCAGCTTAGGGATTACCGATCGTGGCATCGCCCAAGTTCGCGCAGAGGTGCTTTAGCGGGACGGGCTTCTGCCCTGAGAGGACAGCAGCCGTTGGCCGGGGACGCCCTGCGCTCGCAGAGCTCCTCGAAGCGAACGTCCGGGTCTGAGCGCAACTACACCAGCTCACATTGAATCACTTCGGGCTCAGCCTCACTCATTGAACGTGCCCAGGCAAGAATGTGGACCGTAAGCACCCCCCGCGGTGTTGCTTGCTCGTACGACTGTCGAGGTCCTTGAATGGACGTGTGACTGCCGATAACGTCTGGTGGTTTTTGGTCTTGGGGGATTTCAGTGCGATATTTGGTGAGCCTGCCCTTCGCGGCAGCTGTTTTTGTGACGCCCGCGTTTGCCGCTCCGCCAGCAAGCTGTGCTTCTAAGTTTATCGGCGAATGGCGGCATTCCGGAGGAAATAAGGGCACGCTCACTGCCGACGGGCGAGCGATCTGTAGTGAGCACGCGGCGTGCCAGGCCGAAGGCACCTGGACTTGCTCAGGAAACAACATGACCTACACGACCAGCCTGGGCTCGTGGGTGTACACGCTACAGCCGGACGGCTCGATTACGGCCAACGGTGGCATCGCACGGGCCGTGCGAATCGGTCGAGCGCCCGCGGCGCCCGCCAAGCCGGCGGAGACCGGTTCGAAGGACGCGACACTAGTTGGCAACCAAAATGGAAAACCGGTTAGGCCGACGAAAGATTGTAGCGGCGTGAGCGGCAAGATAGATGGCGTCGAGCTAAAGCCGATGAAGTGCGACGACGCACCACCAAAAGCCGCTGCAACGGCTCCCGCTCCAACCGCTCAACCAGCCAAACAAGCGCAAGTTACCTCCAGCACAGTGGCCGGATCGAAGCGCGCACTGGATGCGATCGCCGATATTTCATCCGAGTTCAAGAAGGCGCTCGAGAACGCTTCGCTCAGCATGGAGCATGCGAAGATCGACCCTTCGCGCATCAAAGAATCGGTAGTGAAAGAGCCGGTAGTCAAAGAAGCCGAGAAGAGCCCAACTCGATTGGAAGCGAAGTCGTCTTCCGATAACGGGCCTTCCCAGGCAGCCGACGACCCTCAAGATCCGCCGCGAGAAATCACCGACCTTGACCCGGAAGATTACGCTAAGAAGTGCAGAGATGAATCCTTCGAAAGCGGCCTCAAGAGCCTAAAACAGGATATCGCTGCTGCAACCAAAAACGTAACGTACGAACGTGATCCGAAAAACACGAAGACAGCTCGCGGGCTCAAGTTCTACTTAGAAAAGTACAAGCTGGTGAAGAAGGTTCTCAAGAGGTGCGCCGTAGAGGTCCTCAACAAGCAAGTGATCGATCCTATCGAACGAAGCGGAATCTTAGCCGACATCGCCGATGATCCTCAGTGAGCGCGGTCTCGAACTTTTCGGAATCAAAAAATTAGCGAAGCGGCTTTGCGGCCTTCGGACGCCAAGTGGGCGGCTCCCCCAAGGGGCAGGGTCCGGGCCGGGGGTGGATACCGCCCGGTCTTAGGCATCACATGCAATTGCTTCAACGACCTTGCCCGTAGCCGCGGGACCTCTGCCCCTTCGAGAACAGTTACCATATCGCTAAGCCGTTGACGTTCTTCGATTCTTGGACTCACAAACGCGCCTGCAACCCGGGCATTTCTTGTTTGATGTTGCGCGCTTTCGAAACCCGACAAAAGCGCTGAAATCGATAGAATGCGCAAACCGATCAAGCGCTAACTTGTCTGGTTTTACGTATTAGACTTTTCCCGACAAAATATTCGTTGCTGATTTTTCGGCGGGCCTCATCCTGATCGCGGGTCGAAAGCCCGAAACACTAGCCGAGAGCCAATCCGGTGAGCGGCAATCACAAATCTTGTCCAGGGGCCGCGCGCGTATGTCCAAGGCGCACGCCCAAAGGTGCGCGGGGCCGCCTAGTGTCGGTCATTTCGCCCCTGGACTCGCATCTTGCTCGAAAGGCAAAACACTATGCGCAACTCAACCGCCCCCCGCACCTCGACCCACTCGACTGATCTTGGCGCCCTGCTCGCTCGCCGCAGCACTGATCTGATCCTAGCGATCGAAGATGGAAACGTTTTGGTCCGCTGTCAGGTGAGCTCGGCGATCGCCGCCGCGATGCTGGCGCCCCTCAAAGGCAAGGGCGCCGGCCAATTCCGCGCCCTGCCTGGCAACCTGGTCGAGATCGATGCGGCCGTGACCCTGCCGACGGCGCTACAGATGATGGAAGCCAAAGCAGCAATAGAGAACACGCTGCATTGAAAAACGACGTTGGCGGGCGGTGACAAAGCCGCCCGACAGGCTCAAAATCCGCGCTCGTGCTTCCCCGGTGCTTCCCCGGGGTTAGCACGGGCGCAATTAGCATGGAAAAGGAGAACAAATGTCGCCGCAGTTTCAGCGGGTTAGTTGGTCGGGGCAGCTGGATTCGAACCAACGACCTGCAGTACCCAAAACTGCCGCGCTACCAGGCTGCGCTATACCCCGAATGTCCGGCGAGCCCCGTCGATACACGCTTCCCGGCGCGCCAGCAAGGCGCCAATGACGCCGTTCCCGGGCGGCTATTTGCTGCCGAACAGCGGGTGGGCGACCCGGTCGCCAGGACGGATGCCGTATTTCTGCGCCGTTCCCGCCACCACCTCCAGCACCGCCCGGGCCGGCCCCTGGGACGAGATGATCTTGGTCGACATCGGCTCGGTGTTTTCGGCGATGCGCAGGATGCGGCCGTCGGCGCGGATGAAGATCATGTCGAGCGAGACGTAGGTGTTCTTCATCCACATCGACACTTCCTGCTCGGGATTGAAGTCGAACAGCATGCCTTTGCCGTCGGCCAGTTCCTTGCGGTACATCAGGCCGGTCTGCTTCTCCTGCTCGGTTGTCGCCATCTCGACCGAGAACACCTGCACGCCGTTTCTGGTGACGATCTCGAGCGGCTGGAAGCTCGCGGCGCGGACAGATCCGATTGCGACCGCCATGCCGGCAACGACGAGGATGGCGGCAAGACAGCCCTTCGCAACGGACCAGACGGCCTTTCGATCAGAATTCATGGGGACTCTCGGGGCGTGGGACTGGAACAGTCCTTACGCAACGGTCGCCGGAAAAGCCAGAGGCGCGCTGGCTGGCCGGCACGCCTCTGCTCACGATTGCGGGAATTGATGCCTTTAGAGCGTTTTCGAGCGAAGTGGATACCGGTTCGCGTGAAGAAAACGCGTCAAAACAAGAATCTAGAGCTTCGGTTCTGAATCAATCAGAACCGATCAGGCTCTAGTGCGACTGCAAGCCCGGCGACCCGGTCTCGGGATGGATCTCGGCCGCCATCATGCCCTTGGAGCCGGGCCCGAATCGGACCAGCACATATTGGCCGGGGCGCAGCTCAGTCATGCCGAAGCGGCGCAGTGTCTCCATGTGCACGAAGATGTCGGGCGTGCCCTCGCCGCAGGTCAGGAAGCCGAAGCCGCGCAGCCGGTTGAACCATTTGACCTGGGCCCGCTCCAGGCCGCTGGTCGGGGTGACCGTGACGTGGGTGCGCGGCGGCAGCATCTGCGCCGGATGGATCGCGGTGGATTCGTCCATCGAGACCACGCGGAATGCCTGATAGCCCTTGGCGCGCTGGACGCACTCAACGACGATGCGGGCGCCCTCGTAAGCAGTCTGGAAGCCGTCGCGCCTGAGTACGGTGACGTGCAGCAGCACGTCGGGCCAGCCATTGTCGGGCACGATGAAGCCGTAGCCCTTCGAGGCGTCGAACCATTTGATGACGCCGTGAACCTCGACGAGGTTGGCGCTGCCTTCACCCAGTCCGGTGAAGGGGCTGAGCGCGCTGTCGCGACCGCTGCCGTGCTCGCCCACGGGAACTCCGACCTTCTTGGACTCAAATCCGTCCGACGACCCCATAACCCCGGACCCCACACTGCCATGCAACCCGCCACTTTGGCGGCGCTCGAATCACGCGTCTTAAGAGAATGTTCTCAATTCGACGCGACGCGAATCTTTCGACTCAAAAGATAACACTCCCGGTTGCGAGGCATAGACAAAAAAGAGATTCGCCGGAACCTATGAACAGCTTGCACAGCCGCGAATCAAATTGATGCCTCAATTGCCGGCAAAGGGCCCAAGCGCTTCGCCGATGTCGTGATGGATCACGAGGTCGGCGATGTCGTCCTGCTCGGTCGGCTCGCGATTGATGATCACAAGTCGTGCGCCGGCGTTCTTCGCCATCATCGGAAAGCCCGCTGCCGGCCACACCACCAGCGAGGAACCGATGGCGATGAAGAGGTCGCAGGTCTGCGACAGCGCAGCTGCGCGCTGCATTTCATCCTCGGGCATCATCTGGCCGAACGAAATCGTGGCGGTCTTCACCGGCTCGTCGCACATGGTGCAATTGGGCGCGGCGCCCTCCGCATCGAACCGGCGCTTCACCCAGTCGAGTTGATAGGCCTGCCCGCATCCGATACATCGCGCATAAGTAGTATTTCCGTGAAGTTCAATCACGTGCTCGGCAGCCAGCCCCGAGGCTTGGTGCAGATTGTCGATGTTCTGGGTGATGACGGCGGGAACCTTGCCGGCGCGGTAGAGCGAGGCCAGTGCGCGATGGCCGCGGCCCGGCTTTGCCGCCGCGAACACCTCCTCCATCGCAAAGCGCCGGCGCCAGGATTCGTCGCGCGCCTCCTGGCTCGCCACGAACTCTTCGAACGGGATTGGACGGTTGCGCGTCCAGATTCCGCCCGGCGAGCGGAAATCCGGGATGCCGCATTCGGTCGAGATGCCGGCACCGGTGAACGGCACGATTCGCTTGGCTTCGGCGATCATGTCGCCGAGCCGTTCAACGCCGCTGCGAAGGTCCGATGCTATCACGTGCTGCTCCCGATGTGTTTTGCGCTCACTGCATGGCACAAGCGCCAAGATTATTGACGCTCTTATCCACCGTGGCGAAAAGAGCGAAGAGAAACAGACTCGGCAATTCCTGCCGCCCATCGCATATCACAATCCTGCAATGCCTCCTCCCCATTGACGCCCCATTCGGGAGCCCCAATGGATGTATCGAATCCGACTCGCGGCGCGATGCGGCGGCAGTGCTCGAGGTCAGTGGAAACAGGTGCGAACAGAGGGGATGGATATGACCGAAGATGAAGAACGCAAAGCGCGCGAACGCGAGGAGATCGCCACCCGTGTTGCCGCCTTCCGCGCCACCCAGGAGAAGTTCAAGCGCGAGCGCGAGGAATATTTCGTGTCGACGCTCGAGAATGCGCGCAAGGTCGAACGTCCCTCGCTCTGGCCGTAGGGCGTGACGTCACGCGCACACGAACGAAAAAAGCCCGGAGCCTCGCTCCGGGCTTTTCGCTTTAAAACTCGCTACCAGTGCCGCCAGTAGTGGTGCCGGTAGTACGGTCCGCCGCCATAATAGGCGTAGGGACCCGGTCCGTAATAGTAGCCCGGGTCGTCATAATAGCCGTAGCCCGGCCCGTAATAGCCATAGGGATGCGATGCTGCGACTGCGCCCGCCGTAATTGCGCCGGCGGCAAGGCCGAATGCGAGGCCCGGACCGATGCCGCGGCCGCGCGCCTCGGCTGGCGCAGGCGCCGCGACCGCGGTTACGCCGACGGCTGCGACGGTGGCCAGAACTGCCAGTGTCTTCTTCATGATTTTCCTCCTTCGCGCGTCTCGCGGGACAACTGCGAGGGCCTGCGATGGTTGCGCGCAGTGCGGAACCGAAAACGGTCAAAAAAAACCGTGAACCCGCG from Bradyrhizobium zhanjiangense includes these protein-coding regions:
- a CDS encoding septal ring lytic transglycosylase RlpA family protein, encoding MHSPFAATWNRVQEHASKDRIVPPPNDVLRPTVRLICRIVAIATVPAWIWTVDSAAAQDFNDRWSVIPKAHAEPTPAAPEQTVQSPQTQPAIEEDPTRSSGDHPATQSFNRVFSGKASYYSYTKRKTASGATFDRDSLTAAHRNLPFGTHVRVTEIMSSKSVVVRITDRGPWVRGRVIDLSLGAARSLGITDRGIAQVRAEVL
- a CDS encoding DUF192 domain-containing protein — its product is MNSDRKAVWSVAKGCLAAILVVAGMAVAIGSVRAASFQPLEIVTRNGVQVFSVEMATTEQEKQTGLMYRKELADGKGMLFDFNPEQEVSMWMKNTYVSLDMIFIRADGRILRIAENTEPMSTKIISSQGPARAVLEVVAGTAQKYGIRPGDRVAHPLFGSK
- a CDS encoding cold-shock protein produces the protein MGSSDGFESKKVGVPVGEHGSGRDSALSPFTGLGEGSANLVEVHGVIKWFDASKGYGFIVPDNGWPDVLLHVTVLRRDGFQTAYEGARIVVECVQRAKGYQAFRVVSMDESTAIHPAQMLPPRTHVTVTPTSGLERAQVKWFNRLRGFGFLTCGEGTPDIFVHMETLRRFGMTELRPGQYVLVRFGPGSKGMMAAEIHPETGSPGLQSH
- a CDS encoding SIR2 family NAD-dependent protein deacylase codes for the protein MIASDLRSGVERLGDMIAEAKRIVPFTGAGISTECGIPDFRSPGGIWTRNRPIPFEEFVASQEARDESWRRRFAMEEVFAAAKPGRGHRALASLYRAGKVPAVITQNIDNLHQASGLAAEHVIELHGNTTYARCIGCGQAYQLDWVKRRFDAEGAAPNCTMCDEPVKTATISFGQMMPEDEMQRAAALSQTCDLFIAIGSSLVVWPAAGFPMMAKNAGARLVIINREPTEQDDIADLVIHHDIGEALGPFAGN